The Puniceicoccaceae bacterium genome segment GGGGGAATCAATGGTGATTTTGAGATCAGTTTTGATCCGCTGGGCCGCCTCGCTCTGGTGCAAAACGGATCTTTTGCCGTGCTCAATGATCGCAATTGGGAATTCCTGACCGAATTTGACGATACCACTGAAGTGCTGCATGCCGTGCTCCAATTGTCCGAGGACGAAGCCTGGTACGGTGCAAGTGGTTCCTGGGGAAAGCTGGTCCGCACAGCATCCGGGGGATTCGAACCCGTACAACTCTCCCCTTCGGACCGTCCTACCTGGTCAAAATCCACAAACTACCTGATGCTTTTCCCATTCCGGGATGGCATCTGCTTCGGAAACTGGAATGGCCTGGTTTACCGGGAGACCCAGTCAGGAGCCACAACCTACGTTGAATTGCCGGAGATGATCAACGCCTTCGCTGTTGCTGACCGCCTGTTTGTGGTTTCGGCCGAAACGGGTTTGTATGAGGTTGATCTGAAACAGAATCAGCTGCAAAAAATGGAGATCTCCCCCCTGCGCCAGCAAATTCTCTACCACCACACCCGTTTCAATGAAACCTTCATGCTGTGCGCCACGCGTCGCCACGGCCTGTTCCTTTTTGACGGCGACAAGTTGCTCCCATGGCAGAACGAACTCGATGCCATTGAGGATCCCATGATCACCGCGATCTGTCAGCTTCCGGAGAAAAATATCGCCATTTCCCTTGATGGAGTTGGCTTGTTCATCCTCGACCCCCTCGGGCGCGTGCTCTCCGCCTACACCGCACCGGAGTTCCAAAACATTCAGTCGATCATTTCAAACGAATATGGTATCCTATGGTTCGCAACGGAGTTCGGACTGCAACAGGTCTTTTATGGCAGTCGCGTTGCTATTCTCGACAGTCGACAGGGACTGCCCATCAATTGGCCCCAGGTTGTGAAATGGAGGGGACGCACCATCATTGCATCCAACGGACGTCTGTTCGAATCGTGTGACAGGGATGCCCTGCAAACCACACCCTTTCAATTGCTTGAGCATCAACCTGACTGGGGCACCTGGGGTCTCGCCAGTGATGGAACAACCCTGTTGTCAGGAAACCGCACCGGCATCTACGAACGCGTTGCAGAGGATCGCTTTGTGCAGGTGCTCGACAATTTTTCCGCTGACCGTCTGGTCATGGTGGATGATGACCGATGCTATGTCATCGGAAAGGAATCCAGCACCATGATTCAACGCATCGACGGGGTCTGGAAGGAGATCACGGAGCGGGTCCCGGGAGTGGGATACCCCACCGTCGTTCACCGTGCAGGCAATTCTGTATGGATCGAACTGGGGGTACACCGGGTCGCCCGCATTTCCCATCGTGACGGTGCTTTGCACACACAACTCTTTGACCAGTTTCCCTGGGAGGAACCCGGCTGGATTCACATCGGTGTGGTTGGGGATCTTGTCATGCTCAGCTCTCCCACAGAAGGGCGACTGTTTTTTGATGAAAAATCGGAAGCGTTCATCCCCGCACCGGAGGCATGGCATTTTCTCGAAACCCTGCCCTACCTGATCGGCCGCATGGCGGAAGATGCAGCGGGCAACGTCTGGGTTTCCCATTACCAAGGCATTTCGCAGCTTCAACCCTCCGGCAACTCCTACCAGATTTCGACGACCGGATTTGAATTCGTGCGCGCATCCTATCCCATCGTGCGCGTTGTCGATGGTTCTGACGTCT includes the following:
- a CDS encoding histidine kinase dimerization/phosphoacceptor domain-containing protein — its product is MFLPRIHSGCFQALWSKVALWFCVVAGVTGAVAATPTPLGLPLSRFHSLDEIGGINGDFEISFDPLGRLALVQNGSFAVLNDRNWEFLTEFDDTTEVLHAVLQLSEDEAWYGASGSWGKLVRTASGGFEPVQLSPSDRPTWSKSTNYLMLFPFRDGICFGNWNGLVYRETQSGATTYVELPEMINAFAVADRLFVVSAETGLYEVDLKQNQLQKMEISPLRQQILYHHTRFNETFMLCATRRHGLFLFDGDKLLPWQNELDAIEDPMITAICQLPEKNIAISLDGVGLFILDPLGRVLSAYTAPEFQNIQSIISNEYGILWFATEFGLQQVFYGSRVAILDSRQGLPINWPQVVKWRGRTIIASNGRLFESCDRDALQTTPFQLLEHQPDWGTWGLASDGTTLLSGNRTGIYERVAEDRFVQVLDNFSADRLVMVDDDRCYVIGKESSTMIQRIDGVWKEITERVPGVGYPTVVHRAGNSVWIELGVHRVARISHRDGALHTQLFDQFPWEEPGWIHIGVVGDLVMLSSPTEGRLFFDEKSEAFIPAPEAWHFLETLPYLIGRMAEDAAGNVWVSHYQGISQLQPSGNSYQISTTGFEFVRASYPIVRVVDGSDVWFNTGTSLFHVNNAMQSQPFAVLNPQIVAVTDQSTGQVIASTGSMPDETLVLDFAQNSLSFQFFAGSYAIRNPRYNIEIEAPFLKWGMQDADSNITLPNLREGRYRMTCQLTDNRFGIGDAITFDFLIHPPWYRAPLAYTGYGLLAAAAFALLIRWLLYRSRMRNKRLSQLVKERTEALESTMHKLNLETRNAATLAERDRLAGEIHDSVQQGLAGLMIHLDGVLRSPTVSDDLRASLGTARKMLEYTRKEVQHALLNMESPLLEDCDIGKALQRIADLVSPHSSDIQIRVEGEPFAIPPSDAHHV